Genomic window (Marinobacter fonticola):
AAGGGGCTCGCCAGGGACGCCAAGCGATTGGGAGAGGTCCACAGCGCCCTCCAGCAGCCAGTCGACACCCGGCACACGGGCGATGTCCTCGCCATTGCGCAGACCTTCGGCATCCTCAATCATCAGGACGACGAGTATTTCGCGGTTGGCCTGCTCAAGATAACGGCCAAGAGGAAGGGTCCCGAACCCGGTGGTGCGACCGCCGGTGATACCCCGCTCTCCCTGTGGAGCATAGCGCGCCATATTAACCACGGCTCTGGCCTCAGCCGCGTTGCGCACCCGAGGCACAACGATGCCTTGCGCACCACTATCCAGGGCGTGGGCGATGGCCGCCACATCGGGCTGTGGTACCCGAACCAGCGGCGTGATTCCCGCGCACTCCGCCGCACGGATCATATGCTCAACGGATTCGGGATTGGTGGACAGGTGCTCCGTATCCAGGATGACGAAGTCATACCCGGCGTAACCGATCATCTCTACCAACCAGGGAGACGGCACCGCGTTTAGCAGTCCGTACACCGCTTTTCCTTCCCAGAGCTTGTGCTTAGTCGCGTTCGTGGTGAGCATGGTCCAGCGCCTACTGTTTCGAGCATTGTCGCGAATAGTAATCATTGTCATTACTGGGGTCAACACGACTTTTAGGGCTGTCCAAAAACAGTTTCGGAATGGGTAATCTGCTCGCGGTATGATCCTTGTCGCGAGCCGGGCTGGCTCTGGTCCGCCAACTGGTTTAGCCTGAAAAACAGAATTAGAAGGGCATGTGATGAGAGATCGCGTCAATCAGATACAGACCAATGAGAGCTGGCAGAAAAACCTTGCGGTCCTCATCGAGCACCAGCGTTTGCGTAGCTTTCCGGCGATGCTCGAGGCGTTCCTGTCGACCCTGTGCTTTTTCGATACGATTCTGCTACTGACCTACAAGAAGGCGCTGCGGCCCCTCCTCGTCCACCCGTCCGATCCCGAGGAACAAAGCGATACTCTACGCCAGTACCTGAAGCACGCCTACGTGCTCGACCCGCTGTTCCACGCGATCAAGAACGGTACGTCGCCAGGCATCGTGCGGCTGGCCGAGATCATGCCGGATTCGTTCAAGAGCACCGAGTATTACCAGACCTGTTACCAGAATTTTGGCCTGGTGGACGAGATCAACCTGTTGATCCGCCTCGATGACAAACTAACCTGCGCCATTACCCTCGGCCGCAAGGCGTCGCTGGACTGTATTTCCCGCACCGAATTGAATGCGTTACAGGAGTTCTACCCCGTCATCAGCGCTCTGGTCAGACAGTTCTGGCAGGCCCAGTCCGGCGAATTTCTTCAATACGGCCGCTCTGACGGCCCCATGAAGCGGGCCCTGAGCACCTTTGCCAGCGGGGTATTGACCCAGCGCGAACGCGAAATCACCGACCTGATCCTGCGCGGCTTTTCTTCCCAGGCTATCGCCGACCACCTGAAGATCAGCGTGGGAACCGTGAAGGTGCACCGCAAGAACATCCATACGCGGCTGAACACCTCCACTCAGGCGGAAATATTCACGCAATTCATCAACCACCTGAACCAACTGGAAGAACCCCAGTAGCCGGGCACTAGCAACTGATCCAAACGTTCAGAGGCTGATCCAGACGGTTTTCAGGTCGGTGTATTTTTCCAGCGAATGCAGGGATTTGTCGCGGCCGTAGCCGGACGCCTTCACGCCACCGAAGGGCATGGTGCTGTCGCCACCGCCCCAGCCGTTGACCCAGACCATTCCACTCTGGATCTTGCGGCTGACCCGGTGCGCCCGGGACAGGTTGCCCGTCCACACCGAGGCGCCAAGCCCGTAGCGATTGTCGTTGGCCAGATGAATGGCCTCCGCTTCGTCGCTGAATTCGCCGACCGCAAGTACCGGGCCGAAGATTTCCTCCTGCACGAAGCGCATGTGATTCTGTGCCTCGCCGATAATGGTGGGCTCGACGAAGTACCCTTTTCCCGGCTCGGCTTCGGGCACACCGCCGGTCAGCACCCTGGCGCCCTCGTCGATGGCGGACTGGATATAGCTGGCCACCGTTTCCAACTGGGTTTTGTCGACCAGCGCGCCCATGCGGGTTTCCGGATCGAGCGGATTTCGAGGCCGGTAGACTTTCGCCGCCTCGAGCAGCGCTTCGGTGAAACGCTCGCGAATGGAGGACTGCACATAGAGCCGGGAACAGGCGATACACACCTCGCCCTGGTTGGAAAAGATCGCCGCTGCGGCGGTTGATGCCGCTTTTTCGATGTCCTCGCAATCCTCGAACACCAGCATTGGCGATTTGCCGCCCGCTTCGATCCAGACCCGTTTCAGGTTGGATTGACCGGCGTATTCCATCAGCAGACCGCCCACCCGGCTGGAGCCGGTGAAGGTCAGTACGTTGACGTCGTTGTGCAGCGCCAGGGCTTTGCCGGCGGTGTGGCCGAAACCCGGCAGCACGTTAAATACACCGTCGGGTATGCCCGCCGCCTTGGCCAGCGCTGCCAGACGCAGCACACTCAGCGCGCTTTTTTCAGAAGGCTTGAGGATGACCGAGTTGCCCGCCGCCAATGCCGGGGCGATTTTCCAGGTGGCCATCATCAGCGGGTAGTTCCAGGGCGTGATCGCCGCCACGACACCCGCCGGCTCGTGACTGATCAGGCCCAGGGTGTCATGGCCGGTGGGTGCAATCTCGCCGTATAGCTTGTCAATGGATTCCGCCGTCCAGCGCAGGCAATTGATGGAATCCGGCACATCCACGCTGATCATTTCGCTGATGGGCTTGCCCATATCCAGACTGTCGAGCACGGCCAGTTCGTCACCATGTTGCTCCATCAGGTCGGCCAGACGCAGCAGAACCCGCTTGCGGTCGCCTGGCGCCAGGTCAGACCACGCCCCTGAGACAAACGCGTCGCGGGCGGCCGCGACGGCCTGATCGACGTCGTCCGCATCGCAACTGGCGATATCGGCCAACCGAGTTGCCGTCGCTGGGTTAATGGCCGGGAATGTCTCACCGGACAAAGCGTCCTGGAATCGGCCATTGATAAAGGCCTGCCCATGCAAGGTGACCGATTCGCTCAGGGCTTTCCATTCCGCACTGGTTTTCATGGTCTTCTCCCGACGTTGAATGACTTTTCAGTCAAGCCTAACCGGGGGCGCTGCCAACGCACTATATACCCTAGGAGGTAGACAGCCGGCTGCGCGCTACAACCAGTTCTTCGTCTTGAAATACAGGTAGGGGGCAATACCGGCCATGATCATCAGGCCGATGGCCATGGGATACCCCAGCAGCCAATCCAATTCCGGCATGACTTTGAAGTTCATGCCGTAGATGCTGGCGACCAGCGTTGGCGGCAGGAAAACCACGGCGGCGATGGAGAAGATCTTGATGATCTGGTTCTGTTCGATATTGATGAAACCCTGAGTGGAGTCCATCAGGAAGTTGATCTTGTCGAACAGGAAGGCGGTGTGGGACATCAAGGTTTCCACGTCGCGCATGATTTCCCGCAAGGTATCGGCATGTTCCGGGTCCTTGCGAAGATGCCGTAAAAGGAACGAGATATCCCGCTGGGAGTCCATCAGACACAAACGGATCTTGCCGTTACTGTCTTCCAGGCGGGCCAGTTGCTCGATGGCTTCGTTGAGTTCGGCGTCTTCGTCTTCCAATACCAGATAGCTGACGTCTTCCAGTTGACGGTGAAGGTCCTCAAGGGTATCGGCGTGATTTTCCAGCTTCTGCTCGAACAGCGTCACCAATAGCTCCGCTGGCGACCGAGCCTCGATCTGCCCGCGCCGGGCACGCATGCGCATGAGCCGGAAGTCCGCGACGTCACCCTCGCGTATGGTAATCAGTCGTTTTCTCTGCAGGATACAGGCGACGGAAATGGTGGCGTGCCGGCCCTCGCTGTGTGTCACAAACAGCGAGTGGACGTGGATACCCGCCTGATCGACAAAACAACGGGCGGAGGCTTCGATCTCCTCGACCTCCTCGAACTCCGGCACGTCGCCATGGAGTAGCTTCTGCAACAATGTCCGTTCGCGCTCATCCGGCTCGTGGGCATCAATCCAGTCTGCGGTGGCGAGGTTATCCGCAAGTTCCTCCGCGGTTCCTTCGATTTCCCTGATGACGCCGTTGTCGATGCCGAAAAGCCTGAGCATAGGATGTCCTCGTGTCCCGAAAGTAAATTCCGTTACCCAGCAGTGTAGGCAACTTGATTGGGATTCATCAGCTTATCGCCTCGGGGCATAGGTCGAAATTGCTCCACACGAGGCTGGCGTGAATCGATAACTGGCTTTAAGGGGCGGTATCGATGTGAGATTGGGGATTAAGTGGCGGCAATGCCTGCTTAGCCGAGGCCTCTTTACGCCCGGCTATCCGGGCCCCGGCAACCGCGCGTTCCAGGTCTCTCCAAACCCGGTCGGTGTTGGCCTCCCCTCGGCCGCCGTAGCGCGCTTCACCGAGTTTCAGGAGTGCTTTCCTGAGTTCCGGGTTATGGCGCGGATCGTGTCCGGGCGTTCTTGCGGCCCAAACATCCAATGCCGCATACAGCCGCGCGTTATCCCGCCGGGCGATGGTCTTTTTAACATCGCGATAGGCATGGGTTTCGGAATCACGGCGACGTGCACGTGCTGTCTCCCAGCGATGGCGCACGGCCCCGCCCCACCGCCGTACGATCCAGAATCCGGCCAGTAGACACAGTAATAACAGCATGGCTACGACGACAACTGAGCGCCAATTGACCTCTGCGCGTGCGGGGGCCGGCGGACCGTCCACATCAAACGCAAAGCCTTCGACCGACGCCGTCTCCACGTTACCGGTGGTCAGGTTGTACCAATCCAGCGAAACGCTCGGAACGTCATACTCGCCACCGCCTTGCGCCACAAAAGTGACGCTTTCGGTGCGCGTGCCGGCCATGGTTCCACGGTCAGACGTCTCCGAAACGACCGGTTCATCCGGATAGACGGCCACGCCGGGGAACTCCAGCTCAGGTAGCAGCGAGGGTAAGAACATCGGCGAGGTCCCCGTCACTTTGGCGACCACCGTCCAGCTCAGGCTGTCGCCGGGCTTCATGGGGTCATCGCCACCCTCGCGGCTCTGTTCGAGCTCCAGCGACTCGGCTGCCAGGAACGGGTCCAGTGATTGGGTGCCCGCCGGGACCACGCCACGGAAACGCAACGGGTCCGTCGAAAGATCCACCTGACGCCGGTCGCCGTTTTCGGAATCGGCGTAAGTGACGCGGACCGTCTGCGGCGGTAAGACAAAATCCCCGGCGACCATCGGATAGAGCCGGTAATGCCGGGTAATGCCCGCCCACGTGTCGCCGTCGACGCGCTCGCTGGTTGGGTTCGTCGAGCGTTCGGGCAAACGCACCATCAGGTTGGGCGCTTCCAGGCCGGGCCACTCCGGCGGCGACGGTAGGTATGTGGGCACCAGCACGGTCAGGCGCAGGCTGAGGGGCGTTCCGGGGATTGCATCGGTCTGTTCGAGCTCGGTTTTCAGTACCGGTGTCTGCTGGCCCATCGCCGGCAACGCCACAAGCAATAAAATCAGCATGCTCCAGAGGTAGTTCATGGCGCCTCCCGCGACTGATCGCGAGCCTCAATCATAAAGCGTTGACGCAGGAAGTCGCCGGTGCGGGTATCGACCGTATTCATCCACTGCTCGGTGCTGAGCAAAGCGCCCTCGCCCTTCTCCTGCGGGACTTGCATTTGGGTCTCTGCACCCCGGTTGGACTCGTTGTCGAAGACCACCTCGTCAGCACCCAACTGTTCCTCGCCGGTGTCCGACTGCTCGCGGGTGCGCTCGATATAATCGACAATCTCCCGGGCGACATCGAGGTTGGTCTGCGCATTCGGATAGTTCGGATCACGTTGCAGCGTGGTTTGAAAAGAGCGAACGGCATCGCGGTAGCCGCGGGATTTAATGTGCGCCATGCCCTGAATGAAGGCGGCCTGGGCAGTTTCGACCCGATCCAGTGTCGTGATGGCCTCGTCGTATTGGCCGTTGCGATAGAGGGCGTAGCCGCGCCACAGTGGGTCGGTGAAACGTTCCGCCGCCGCGGAAAAATCCCGGTCGCGGAATGCCCGCTGGCCCTGCTGGTCCGGGGTCGGGAACCAGTCGATCCAACCGTCCGCACGCGCTGGCTCGACCGGCACCACCAACGCGGCAAGCAACGCCAGACCACTCCAACGCATGGTCCAGCCCCGCCGGAACCACAGCAGCATGAGCAGCGCGACCGGCCAGGCCAGCCAATGGCCGCGATCCAGCCAAGGCTGGTCGACGTTATCCAGCAACGCCTGGCGATAGGCGCTATTCAGTGCCCTTTCGATACGGTCGAGATCCTCGTCGTCCGGTGTGACTGTCACTGAGGTCGCCGAGAGCTGGTTGAGCCCCCGGTCGGGACTATCGCCGGGGCGCAACGCCAAAACCGCAATGGACGAAGCAGTAAACCCGTTGAGCGCCTCGGCGTCGGCAGCAGCCAGTTCATCCAGCACAAAGAGGATACCGCCAGGCTCCGCCTCCCGCTCGAGGATCTCGGAGGCCAACTGCAATGCTGCACCGGCTGCGTCACCGTCTTCCGGCATGACGTCGGGTTCCAGCCCGTCGAGATACGGCACCATGACCTCAGGGTCCTCGGTCATGGGTACGACACGGTGGGCGGTGCCGGCATAGGCCACCAGGGCGGTCCGCGCCCCGGCTCGCCGGTCCAGCAGATCGCGGATTTTTTGTTTGCCACGCTCAAGACGGGACGGCGCCACATCGGTTTCCAGCATCGACGGGGTCACTTTCAGGACCACGACTACCGGTGCAGACTGCGCCACGAAAGGGTCAGGCTGCCGGGACCAGGTCGGCCCGGCTGCGCCGACGATTACCAGAATCAGGCTCAGGCCCACGCCATCGATGGCCTGCCAACGCCGTTTTCCGCTGGAGCCCACCGTCAATGCTTTACGAAGGTGCGGGGCGATGGTCTCGTCGACGGTCACGCGGGAGCGGTGAATCCGGCGCGTGCGCCACCAGAGGAATACCACCAACGGCAGCAGCAACAGCCACAGCGGTCTCATGAAATGGAAAGCCGAAACCAGCAGATTCCAGTCACTCATGACAGCGCTCCCCGGCGAACGCCCCACTGCAGCCATCCCAAGGCCATCAAGCCAATTAACGCTGCGGCCAGCAGCGGCAAGTAGGCCAAAGACTGCCGTGGGCGGTATGACAGGGATTCCACCACGCGAGGCGCCAGCGCATCGATACGCTGGTAGACCTGCTCCAGCGATGCCTCGTTCTCCGCATAGAAATACGCGCCCTGGGTGCTTTGGGCGATGGTTTTCAGGGTCTCCAGATCGACTTTTTCCTCGCCCCGGGCCTGCGGATCGCCGACGCCAATCGTGTAGATCTCCACACCCTGGTCCCGGGCAATCGCCGCCGCATTCACCGGGCTCATGCGGCTCGCAGTGTCGCTGCCGTCCGACAGAAGGATGAGCAGACGCTGCTCGATGTCGCTGGCCTCGAACGTCTTGATGGCGAGGCCGATGGTGTCTCCCAGCGCCGTGTGAGGGCCGGCCATGCCCACCTCGGTACGCCGGAGCAGTTCGGTGACGGTATTCAAGTCTTCGGTTAGCGGGGCCTGAACGTAGGCCTTGGAGCCGAAGACGATCAGCGCCATACGATCGCCCTCACGCCGTGAGATAAAGTCTTCGACCACGTCCCGCACCGCTGCAAAACGCTGCTCCGGCTCACCGTCCGGATTCTGGAAATCCCGGGTGTCCATGGAGCCGGAGATGTCGATGGCCAGCACCACATCCCGGGCCGAGCGGCTCATCTCCACAGGCGCCCCCACCCGCTCCGGCTGCGCCAGGGCCAGAACCAGCAGACTCCAGGCCAGGATCGCTGCGAGCATCTGCAGGCGGCGGCGAACCCGCACAATGGCGCCGGGCCCGGTGGTTGCCCCGGCGGCTTCGACCACGCGCCGGAAGAAGGGGAAACGCAGCGCCGGGACGCGCTCGCGATACGGCGGCAAAAGCCACCAGACTAGTAGTGGCAAGGGCAGCAAAGCCAGCGCCCAGGGCTGGCCGAGGGAGATCACCCGGCCTTCTCCGGCTGCGGTGCACGGTGGTGGCGAATCCAGTCCGCTGCCAATGCCCTCAAGGGTGAATTCGACGCCCTGCCTTTATTCGCGACATAGGGCGCTCGAATCAAGTCACCGCCGCCCTGGGCGAATCGTCCGCCGCCACCGGTCTGATCGAGGAATTGCAGCCAGTCATTGCCGGTCAGGGACACCACTTCACGCCGTGGCCAGGCCGCCAGAGCGGTGCGACGCGGCACTTGGGCAACGATCACCGGATCGCCCTCGGACCGGGCTAGGGCGGCCAGCGCTTCCCGGCGATAAGCGTTGGCCCGCCAACGCCGAGCCGCACGCGAGCCCAAACAGGCCAGCACCAGCAATACGATAAGCGCCAGCCAGAGCCAACCCTGGGTTTGTGGCAGCATTGAGACAGCCGGTGGCTCCGCCGGCTCGGCCAGCCGGCCCATCAGATCAATCAGATCGGGCGTAGCCACAGCAGGTTCGGGCGCACTCATCGCGGCATCAACCCGGTCAGCCGGCGCACTTGCGGCAGGGTTTCCTCGGCGGCGCTGATCGGCAATATCGGTACGCCATACCGGCGTTGCCAATCCAGCACCTGTGCCAGCCGGCCCTGTGCCAGGTCGAGCAGTCGGCGGTGAACGATACGGTCCCCGGTATCGATGTCGGCCTGCAGTTCGCCATTGGATACCACCAGTCGCAGCCCTTCGGGCAGGTTCTCCGCAAAGGGATCGGTGATCAGCCCCAGCACCAGATCGTTGTGCCTGGCGACCCCTGCAATGAGCCGTTCGGTCTCGTCGTCGATCACGTCGAAATCGCTCAGCACGACGACGAGATGGTTCCAGGGCGCAATCCGCGCCACCGATTGCAGGACGCGTGTCAGCGAAACAGGTGTCACTTCCGGGGCATCCGCACGCAATAAATGGTTGGCATCGGTAAGCGCCTGGAGAAAACGATCCAGTGATTTGCGCTGGCGCTGGGGACGGATTTCCGCCAACTGCTCGTCGCCAAAGACGATACCGCCGACGCGGTCGCCCTGATCCAGTATGCGAAAGGCCGCCAATGCCGCCACTTCCGCGGCGGTCACTGACTTCATGTTGAGGCGGGAGCCGAAAAACATCGACATCCGCTGATCGACGACAATCAATGCCGGCCGGTCCCTTTCCTCGTTCATCACCCGGACATGGGTCTCTCCGGTCCGTGCGGTCACTTTCCAGTCGATACTGCGGATGTCGTCGCCCGGCAGATAATGCCGCAGGCTGTCGAAATCGAGCCCACGGCCGCGCAACCTCGAGGCATGGCGCCCGTTCAGTACCGACCGAGCTGGCTGCCGTGGCAGAAAGGTGAGCTTGCGGGCCTCGAATTCAAGGGCACGCAACTGCTCTACTGTTACGTGGACATGGGGTGATGCGTTCGTCGCGCCCCGCTGGGGCGGCATGATTCCGGTACGCATACGGGCGGCACGATCGCGCATGACGAGACCCTCAAGGCAGAGCGACCTGTTGGATGAGTTCGGCGACCACCTGATCCGGTGTCACACCTTCGCCCTGGGCTTCGTAGCTCAGGGTCAGGCGATGGCGCAGAACGTCCGGTGCAATCGCGCGGACATCTTCCGGGTCGACATAATCCCGGCCCTGCAGCCAGGCATGGACCCGGCCACAACGGTCCAGTGCAAGGCTGGCGCGGGGGCTGGCGCCGATGTCGATCCAGCGTGGCAAGTCGTCGCCGAATTCCGCAGGTATCCGCGTGGCGTTCACAATATCGGCCATATACCGGACCATGGCATCGGAAACATGGATGGCCGCGATCTCCCGGCGCGCGGCGAAGACCGCCTCCTGGGGAATGGGCGCAGGTTTTTCGCCTGAGGAGCCTTCGCGTGGCACGTCTGCCTTTGCCTGCTCTTCCCCGCGCACCAGCAGGATCACTTTCACCTCGTCCTCCACCGGCGGATAGGTGATATGCACGTGCATCAGGAAACGGTCCATCTGTGCTTCCGGCAGCGGATAGGTGCCCTCTTGGTCCACCGGGTTCTGGGTCGCCATGACGATAAACAGCGGCTCCATCCGATGGGTTTTGCCGGCAATCGTGACTTGCCGTTCCTCCATTGCTTCGAGCAAGGCGGCCTGAACCTTGGCGGGTGCGCGGTTGATTTCGTCGGCCAGAACAACGTTGGCGAAAATAGGACCGGGCTCGAAACGGAACTCCCCACCCTCATCTGTACGAAAGTATATTTCGGTGCCGGTGACATCGGCCGGGAGCAGATCGGGCGTGAATTGGATGCGGCTGAAGTCGCATTCCAGATTGCGGGCCAGTGCCTTGATGGCGCGGGTCTTGGCCAACCCCGGCATCCCTTCGATGAGCAGATTGCCGTCGGCTAACAGGCCGATGAGCAAACGCTCGATCACGGCGGCCTGGCCGATAATCGCCTCGCTCATCCGTGTCCGCAAGGCAGCGATTTGCTCACGGGCATCTATGGACTCTGTGGCCATACCTGCTCCCAATCCGCTGCCATATCAATCACAACCCAGCCACGCTGTTCCGCTTCGTCGAGCCCGCGGTCCAGCGTTCCAATGTGGCTCTCCCGGTCATAAGCCCATTCCCGCTCACTGTCGGTGTGATGGACAATAAGTCCCAGCCGCGGTCCTTCGCCGGCGGTCGTCCACTCCAGCATCTGGAAGTCGCCATCGGAATTGCCGCCGGCGAGAATCGGCCGTTTGCCGATATGGGTATCAATCGCGACCGGCTTCCCTTCTTTATCGTCGATAAACGCGATGCCGGGATCTTTCATCACCGTGGGCTTACCGTCCATGACTTCGTAATGGCTCTTTCCGGTACTCCCGATCACCTGATTGGAAGGAACGTTGTAGGCGCTTTCAGAGAAAGCCCGAATGAAGTGAACCCCGCCGCCCGAGACAATGTAGGTGGTGAACCCTTCATCCCGGAGGTAGCTCAGCAACTCCAGCATGGGTTGAAAGATCATGTCTGAATAAACCATTCCGGTGTCCGGATGGGTGGCGCTGGCCAGCCAATCCCCGGCTTCGGCCTGGAACGCATCGACGGAGAGGTTTGAATGAGTGGCGGCGACGATCTCCAATAGCCCCGCTTTACCGGATTGCACAACGGTTTCCATATCATTCCTGGCCGCCGCTTTGAGGACATCGGACGACAACACGGACGGATCCTCGTCGGCCATGGCTTGCAGGCGATCTATGGCAAACATGAACTGGAAATAGACCGGTTTTTCAGCCCAGAGTGTACCGTCGTTGTCGAAAACCGCGATGCGATCTTCCTGGGGGACGAAGGTATCCGCCTCCGAATTGGTTACCGACTTCACGAAGTTGATGATGGCTGTCTTGGTTTCGGTCTCGTTCCAAGAAGGGAGCGGATCGGCCTTCGCGGCAATCGAGCTCAGCGCTAACGTAAGCAGAACCACATAGAGATAGAGCTGATGCATCCGTATCAGACTAGGTTTCATGTCGTTTTCCCACGCCATGCTTCTGGTTCATTCCGAGGCGCCCGAGCCGGACGCCCCGATGCTGACTTACTGGCGAAGCGCGGGCTGAATGTTCTCGACATTCTGCAAGCGTTTCATCAGCTCTTCGTTTCTGAGGGTGTTGTAACCCAGGCCCGCCGCATTAAGCGAGGACCCTGTCTGGTAGGGATAGTCGGCGAACGTGCTAAAGAATTGCTTGATCTGCTGCTGTACCGGTACGAACGTCCACATCGTATTCTCGGCGTACCAGCGCAAATACATTTCTGATTCCTTCCAAGCCTTTTCGTAGGGATCGGCACGTAAATGGATGACTTTCGGCCATGTCGGAACTTCGCGAATAGCGCTACTGATATCGCCGGTCAGGATAGCGAAATGTATTTTCCAGTCGCCCACCCTGGCAGCGTTCAGATTGCCGCCCTGATCGAAATAGAAGATCTCGTTGCGAGGGCTCTCATCCACCTTGCCGGACAGGAACGGCAGCATGTTGTAGCCGTCCAGATGGACTTTCCACTCTTTACCATTGAGGGACGCGCCCTCTTTCAGGTCCTCGACAATGTTGTCGTCGCCGACCGCGGCGGCAAAGGTCGGGAACCAGTCTTCCTGACTGATGATGTCGTTAATTTTTTGACCGGGCTCGATCACGCCAGGCCATTTGACCACCAGCGGCACTCGGAAGCCGCCCTCCCAGGTGGTGCCCTTCTCCCCATGAAAAGGCGTGGTGCCGCCATCCGGCCAGGAAACGGTTTCCGCGCCGTTGTCCGTCGAGTAGATCACCACGGTGTTGTCGGCGATGCCCAGTTCGTCGAGTTTGTCGAGTAATTGGCCGACTTGCTT
Coding sequences:
- a CDS encoding AAA family ATPase, which translates into the protein MATESIDAREQIAALRTRMSEAIIGQAAVIERLLIGLLADGNLLIEGMPGLAKTRAIKALARNLECDFSRIQFTPDLLPADVTGTEIYFRTDEGGEFRFEPGPIFANVVLADEINRAPAKVQAALLEAMEERQVTIAGKTHRMEPLFIVMATQNPVDQEGTYPLPEAQMDRFLMHVHITYPPVEDEVKVILLVRGEEQAKADVPREGSSGEKPAPIPQEAVFAARREIAAIHVSDAMVRYMADIVNATRIPAEFGDDLPRWIDIGASPRASLALDRCGRVHAWLQGRDYVDPEDVRAIAPDVLRHRLTLSYEAQGEGVTPDQVVAELIQQVALP
- a CDS encoding HAD family hydrolase; amino-acid sequence: MKPSLIRMHQLYLYVVLLTLALSSIAAKADPLPSWNETETKTAIINFVKSVTNSEADTFVPQEDRIAVFDNDGTLWAEKPVYFQFMFAIDRLQAMADEDPSVLSSDVLKAAARNDMETVVQSGKAGLLEIVAATHSNLSVDAFQAEAGDWLASATHPDTGMVYSDMIFQPMLELLSYLRDEGFTTYIVSGGGVHFIRAFSESAYNVPSNQVIGSTGKSHYEVMDGKPTVMKDPGIAFIDDKEGKPVAIDTHIGKRPILAGGNSDGDFQMLEWTTAGEGPRLGLIVHHTDSEREWAYDRESHIGTLDRGLDEAEQRGWVVIDMAADWEQVWPQSP